The DNA window ACTACTTTACCCACAATTTCATGGCCCGGTACCATCGGGTACATAGAGCCACCCCATTCATCTCTTGCCTGGTGTAAATCACTGTGGCAAACACCACTGTATAAAATTTCAACATGCACA is part of the Thermococcus sp. M36 genome and encodes:
- a CDS encoding alcohol dehydrogenase catalytic domain-containing protein; this translates as MIATKSYAAFNATTPLAPYNFERRDVGEHDVHVEILYSGVCHSDLHQARDEWGGSMYPMVPGHEIVGKVV